One stretch of Nitrospirota bacterium DNA includes these proteins:
- a CDS encoding peptidylprolyl isomerase, producing MRKLLVLVFSISLLAACAQKGEQKGPYLAKVGNTKITQNDLEREFKNLPDFAQKMFEDSKGKEQFLDELIKKEMLYQEAVKRGLDKDTEFQKKVEEFRKLTLISQLLEKEIEEKTKVTEKDVKDYYEKHKEELASVSQIRASHILVKTEEEAKKVQERLKKGEDFSALAKKLSIDPGSAPNGGDLGFFSAGQMVPEFESAAAKLKPGEVSGPVKTRFGYHLIKTTDKKMGKPVEFDKIQHVLMQRLSAEKQKEFFDTYIEDLKKAYKVEINRDAVSKLGAAEEKQEKPGQEAEPQQKPKQETGKK from the coding sequence ATGAGAAAGTTATTGGTTCTTGTCTTCAGCATTTCCCTCCTTGCTGCGTGTGCACAAAAGGGGGAACAGAAAGGGCCTTATCTCGCAAAGGTCGGAAATACAAAAATCACACAGAATGATCTCGAAAGGGAATTCAAGAATCTTCCCGATTTTGCACAGAAGATGTTCGAGGACAGTAAGGGCAAGGAGCAGTTTCTCGACGAGCTTATCAAGAAGGAAATGCTGTATCAGGAGGCGGTAAAGAGGGGGCTTGACAAAGACACTGAATTCCAGAAAAAGGTTGAAGAGTTCAGGAAACTGACGCTCATCAGCCAGCTCCTCGAAAAAGAGATCGAGGAGAAGACAAAGGTTACGGAAAAGGACGTAAAGGATTATTATGAAAAACACAAGGAGGAACTCGCATCTGTCAGCCAGATCAGGGCCAGCCATATCCTGGTAAAGACCGAAGAGGAAGCGAAAAAGGTACAGGAAAGACTCAAGAAAGGTGAGGATTTTTCCGCACTTGCAAAGAAGCTTTCGATAGACCCCGGTTCCGCGCCCAATGGCGGGGATCTCGGATTCTTCTCCGCAGGCCAGATGGTTCCGGAGTTCGAATCAGCAGCGGCAAAACTGAAACCCGGAGAAGTAAGCGGGCCTGTGAAAACAAGGTTCGGATACCATCTCATCAAGACAACAGACAAGAAAATGGGGAAACCGGTAGAGTTTGACAAGATTCAGCATGTGCTGATGCAGCGACTTTCCGCCGAAAAACAGAAAGAGTTTTTTGATACGTATATCGAGGACCTGAAAAAAGCCTACAAGGTTGAGATAAACAGGGACGCGGTTTCCAAACTCGGCGCAGCGGAGGAAAAGCAGGAAAAACCGGGTCAGGAAGCTGAACCGCAACAGAAGCCGAAACAGGAAACAGGCAAGAAATAG
- a CDS encoding AtpZ/AtpI family protein produces the protein MGFSNFREYMQAWIVGLHLVLSTFIGLAMGYGLDYLMDRWFGWHTKPWLTVIFLIFGIIAGFKELYLMARKADRDSDKKNL, from the coding sequence ATGGGTTTTTCTAATTTCAGGGAGTATATGCAGGCATGGATTGTCGGGCTGCATCTTGTCTTATCCACCTTTATCGGCCTCGCAATGGGGTATGGCCTCGATTATCTTATGGACAGATGGTTCGGCTGGCATACAAAGCCCTGGCTGACAGTCATTTTTCTCATATTCGGCATCATTGCAGGGTTTAAAGAACTCTACCTGATGGCCAGGAAAGCAGACCGTGATTCAGATAAAAAGAATTTATAA
- a CDS encoding hydantoinase B/oxoprolinase family protein, protein MLRVITGADIPLNSGCLNPVEMIIPAGTLLAPAYPSPVATGNVETSQRVVDVLLGAFGIASASQGTMNNLLFQVNGEQPYYETIAGGAGAIDGCRGASGIQVHMTNTRITDPEILEFRHPGVRLERFTLRKNSGGNGKFPGGDGVIREIQFLRHAIVAILSERRIYPPYGIRGGKPGKKGVNMLKKADGSSEVLGHRAVLEVCPGDAIIIETPGGGGYGPPGNTMNQE, encoded by the coding sequence GTGCTCAGGGTGATTACGGGTGCTGACATCCCGCTGAACAGCGGTTGCCTCAATCCTGTTGAAATGATTATCCCCGCGGGAACATTACTTGCCCCTGCATATCCGTCTCCTGTGGCAACCGGCAATGTGGAAACTTCCCAGCGGGTCGTTGATGTCCTTCTCGGTGCATTCGGCATTGCTTCGGCATCCCAGGGAACGATGAATAACCTGCTTTTTCAGGTCAACGGGGAGCAGCCATATTATGAGACCATAGCCGGAGGAGCCGGGGCAATCGATGGATGCAGGGGAGCCTCAGGTATCCAGGTACATATGACCAATACGAGGATTACCGACCCTGAAATCCTGGAATTCCGGCATCCGGGGGTAAGGCTCGAACGGTTTACCCTGCGGAAAAATTCCGGTGGCAACGGGAAGTTTCCCGGCGGTGACGGGGTAATCAGGGAGATACAGTTCCTAAGGCACGCAATCGTTGCGATTCTCTCCGAAAGAAGAATTTATCCTCCTTACGGAATCAGAGGGGGAAAGCCGGGCAAAAAAGGCGTGAATATGCTGAAAAAGGCTGACGGCAGCAGTGAAGTTCTTGGTCACAGGGCTGTTCTTGAAGTCTGTCCGGGAGATGCGATAATTATTGAAACACCGGGGGGAGGAGGGTACGGACCCCCCGGGAATACGATGAATCAGGAATAA
- a CDS encoding hydantoinase B/oxoprolinase family protein: MGHIQDNAEYAVKKALQKFLGHDNNFFGAFADHLDDGTPVKATVSIDGGDDPPSTLTITVDFTGTGTQHPER; encoded by the coding sequence ATGGGACACATTCAGGATAATGCCGAGTACGCGGTTAAAAAAGCTCTTCAGAAGTTTCTTGGGCACGATAACAATTTCTTCGGAGCATTTGCAGATCATCTGGACGACGGGACTCCTGTGAAGGCAACAGTATCAATTGACGGAGGGGATGACCCTCCTTCCACGCTCACGATCACCGTAGATTTTACCGGCACCGGTACGCAGCATCCGGAACGATAA
- a CDS encoding sigma-70 family RNA polymerase sigma factor — protein sequence MKEGNMAMKDWDIFEEIIDLGKRRGVISYNEIHEAFPSEFASQDELEDLLALLSDMGVQVVESHDTVTENEEDDAVGEREGDEKTEDLVQAYFRSMGDISVLSKDEEGELARSIEQGKKILRETIASLPMYRRIKKDLEDWDHRDTYQTPEELADEALRKSLEVLDALMLEVRNTERLLGGNGDLQDVRRFVRGKRKTAAGGDKIKNIVKAFHDVRKRIETESGSRFEELKTTYERISRARALVDEAKNALITHNLRLVVNIAKHYLGRGLSLLDLIQEGNIGLMKAIDKFDYKRGFKFSTYATWWIRQSITRALIDQTKTIRVPVHVMELCNKITRTSKDLVTYLGREPSVEEIAERLEVPSRKIEEVFRAMQDPVALQTIIGDEDATLEDFIGDSNTPSPYADMEKNNITEQILEVLHTLTPREEEVIRMRFGIGAERDHTLEEVGRRLSITRERVRQIEAKAMRKLKHPNRLRNLKVLNAS from the coding sequence ATGAAAGAGGGGAATATGGCCATGAAAGACTGGGATATTTTTGAAGAGATTATAGATCTGGGAAAAAGACGCGGGGTTATTTCTTACAATGAAATACACGAGGCATTTCCTTCGGAATTTGCATCGCAGGACGAACTGGAGGACCTTCTGGCTCTTCTCAGTGATATGGGCGTGCAGGTCGTGGAGAGTCATGATACGGTAACGGAAAATGAAGAGGATGATGCTGTAGGGGAGCGGGAAGGTGATGAAAAGACCGAAGACCTCGTCCAGGCATATTTCCGCTCCATGGGAGATATTTCTGTGCTCTCCAAGGATGAAGAGGGGGAACTCGCAAGGAGCATAGAACAGGGAAAAAAGATACTCCGGGAAACGATTGCCTCGCTTCCGATGTACAGGAGAATAAAAAAGGATCTGGAAGACTGGGATCACAGGGATACATATCAGACACCGGAGGAACTGGCGGATGAGGCGCTCAGAAAAAGCCTGGAAGTACTTGACGCTCTTATGCTTGAAGTGCGCAATACGGAAAGACTCCTCGGCGGAAACGGGGATCTGCAGGATGTCAGGAGATTCGTGAGGGGAAAAAGAAAAACAGCTGCAGGCGGTGACAAGATAAAGAATATTGTGAAGGCATTTCATGATGTCAGAAAACGCATTGAGACAGAGTCAGGAAGCAGATTTGAAGAACTGAAAACAACATATGAGAGAATCTCAAGGGCAAGGGCCCTTGTTGATGAGGCGAAGAATGCGCTGATAACCCACAATCTGAGGTTGGTGGTCAATATTGCCAAGCATTATCTCGGAAGGGGCCTCTCGCTCCTCGATCTCATCCAGGAGGGAAATATCGGCCTCATGAAGGCGATAGACAAATTCGACTACAAGCGCGGCTTCAAGTTCAGCACCTATGCTACTTGGTGGATCCGGCAGTCGATCACAAGGGCGCTCATTGATCAGACAAAGACCATTAGGGTTCCTGTCCACGTTATGGAACTCTGCAACAAGATTACCAGGACGTCCAAAGACCTTGTGACGTATCTCGGCAGGGAGCCCTCTGTTGAAGAAATTGCCGAAAGACTCGAGGTGCCTTCCAGGAAAATTGAGGAGGTGTTCAGGGCGATGCAGGACCCGGTAGCCCTTCAGACCATTATCGGAGATGAAGACGCAACGCTCGAGGATTTCATCGGGGACAGCAATACTCCGTCTCCATACGCTGATATGGAAAAGAACAACATTACCGAACAGATCCTCGAAGTCCTGCACACGCTCACACCACGGGAAGAGGAAGTGATCAGGATGAGATTCGGTATCGGCGCTGAAAGAGACCATACGCTTGAAGAAGTCGGGAGACGTCTCTCTATTACCCGTGAGCGGGTCAGGCAGATAGAGGCAAAAGCCATGAGAAAACTCAAGCATCCAAACCGGCTGAGGAACCTTAAAGTTCTGAATGCCTCATAG
- a CDS encoding tetratricopeptide repeat protein, with product MFTKRHWLLEAVITIVCLVLFPNQQVIAAEVTEERIADGFAVTTPKVVEEEKEVAQMPSPFSPEVEAFIENTEFVKASNLPDRNESVEALRAYLEEVEKVKHSIKRRGFGEPIDTEGESIVVWLEKSVGRLLSMRDKYPESRHLYEGLGRIYRELYYHSQRKEYLEKAADAFTQAEDLGAVHAIEGNPFIGMHYVDEMTEVLSIVGDRKRVDKYFSRLITPTITYTYLNYAKVLSKLNDPKAEEFFEKVLTIRQDGDINPVVEYAEYLLDRGKNKEALCILQQLNPSEDYSYTYFLKGFALERMGKLKKAEEEYKKYLKFSDTGGYRAPLPTKYKIPGSKLQKDIFFKSENSKDGESLKSGTVSAADIRDTSPYCSSTDWACKARYYMVWTINGEAEKAGSFGSGTVGMMRAVGWNIRTRVNILSGTIDCVGTQYCFHNAPGYTIPAGDVTALHKRYYYVIEKGVYEGLKIGSYTSGSAKVYEDVFNGRVPDPIAGKCLYGTMSGEKCNGTCTSSGIWNSFWASQSGQEFRAGKLEWYWNPQWGTDGCYRFVPMYSPTGAYCGINCWKERGVICPVVKKLDYSPYRLCSGGYTNYPYNGPVYGNFFWSFNR from the coding sequence ATGTTTACGAAAAGACATTGGCTTTTGGAAGCAGTAATAACTATCGTTTGTCTTGTACTGTTTCCCAACCAACAGGTTATAGCAGCGGAAGTAACTGAGGAAAGAATAGCAGATGGCTTTGCAGTAACAACGCCTAAGGTTGTTGAGGAAGAGAAAGAGGTTGCCCAAATGCCATCGCCTTTCTCACCGGAAGTTGAAGCATTTATTGAGAACACTGAATTTGTTAAGGCAAGCAATCTTCCAGACAGGAATGAATCAGTTGAAGCGTTACGTGCGTACCTCGAAGAAGTTGAGAAGGTAAAACATTCAATTAAGCGCCGGGGTTTTGGTGAGCCGATAGATACAGAAGGCGAGTCTATAGTAGTATGGCTTGAGAAGTCAGTGGGACGATTGCTTTCTATGAGAGATAAGTATCCTGAAAGTCGCCATCTTTATGAAGGGTTAGGTAGAATCTATAGGGAATTATACTACCATAGCCAGAGAAAAGAATACCTGGAGAAGGCGGCTGATGCATTTACACAGGCTGAGGATCTGGGAGCTGTGCATGCAATAGAGGGCAACCCCTTTATAGGGATGCACTACGTAGATGAGATGACCGAAGTCCTTTCCATCGTGGGTGATCGCAAACGGGTGGATAAATATTTTTCTCGGTTGATAACCCCAACTATAACCTACACATATCTCAATTATGCTAAGGTACTTTCCAAGCTAAATGATCCAAAGGCGGAAGAATTTTTTGAGAAGGTTTTAACCATAAGGCAGGATGGGGACATTAATCCCGTCGTGGAATATGCAGAGTATCTGTTAGACAGAGGGAAAAATAAGGAGGCATTATGTATACTGCAACAACTTAACCCTTCTGAAGATTATTCTTATACTTACTTTCTCAAGGGCTTTGCATTGGAAAGAATGGGCAAGCTCAAAAAGGCAGAAGAGGAATACAAAAAATACTTGAAATTCAGTGATACTGGCGGCTATAGAGCACCTTTACCAACAAAATATAAAATTCCTGGGAGTAAGCTTCAAAAGGATATCTTTTTTAAAAGTGAAAATTCAAAAGATGGTGAGAGTTTGAAATCTGGTACAGTATCAGCTGCAGATATAAGAGACACATCTCCATATTGCAGTTCAACCGATTGGGCATGTAAAGCTAGATACTATATGGTCTGGACTATTAATGGAGAGGCTGAAAAGGCTGGTTCCTTCGGTTCAGGTACTGTTGGGATGATGCGTGCAGTCGGCTGGAATATCAGAACCCGGGTAAATATTTTGAGTGGTACCATAGATTGCGTTGGGACTCAATATTGTTTCCATAACGCACCTGGCTATACAATTCCTGCTGGTGATGTAACTGCTCTACACAAGCGTTATTATTACGTTATAGAGAAAGGAGTCTATGAGGGATTGAAGATTGGCAGTTACACTTCGGGCTCCGCAAAAGTATATGAGGATGTATTTAATGGTAGAGTACCAGACCCTATTGCTGGGAAATGCCTTTATGGAACTATGAGTGGTGAAAAATGCAATGGAACATGCACATCTTCTGGAATCTGGAATTCTTTTTGGGCTTCTCAAAGTGGACAAGAATTTAGAGCAGGTAAACTTGAGTGGTATTGGAACCCGCAGTGGGGAACTGATGGTTGTTATAGATTTGTTCCAATGTATTCACCAACGGGTGCCTACTGCGGTATTAATTGCTGGAAAGAAAGAGGAGTGATATGTCCTGTTGTAAAGAAGCTTGATTACTCACCTTATAGGTTGTGTAGCGGAGGGTATACCAACTATCCATACAATGGTCCTGTTTATGGAAATTTCTTTTGGAGTTTCAACAGATAA
- the cysK gene encoding cysteine synthase A — protein sequence MSEIFLDIAQTIGATPLVRLNRIAKDTDATILAKLEFRNPLGSVKDRIGLSMIISAEAEGLIHSDTVIVEPTSGNTGIALAFVCATRQYRLILTMPETMSIERRKLLKHLGAEIVLTPGSEGMKGAIRRAGEIVAATAHAYMPDQFSNPANPDIHRKTTAEEIWRDTGGAADILVAGVGTGGTITGVSEVIKERKPSFRAVAVEPADSPVLSGGAPGPHKIQGIGAGFIPKVLNTRIIDEIVTISNAQAFETARMMAKEEGILCGISSGAAVRAALQIGARPENAGKQIVVILPSTGERYLSTDLFQD from the coding sequence ATGTCTGAGATTTTTCTGGATATTGCACAGACGATAGGCGCTACCCCGCTTGTCCGTCTGAACAGGATTGCCAAGGATACAGATGCAACCATCCTGGCAAAACTGGAGTTCAGAAACCCACTCGGAAGCGTAAAGGACAGAATCGGGTTGTCCATGATCATATCTGCAGAAGCAGAGGGCCTGATACACAGCGATACGGTAATCGTTGAGCCGACCAGCGGCAATACGGGCATTGCACTTGCCTTTGTATGTGCAACCAGACAATACCGGCTTATCCTGACCATGCCGGAGACCATGAGCATTGAGAGGAGAAAGCTCCTGAAGCACCTCGGCGCAGAGATAGTGCTGACCCCGGGAAGTGAGGGGATGAAGGGTGCGATAAGGCGGGCCGGAGAGATTGTTGCGGCGACAGCGCATGCCTACATGCCGGATCAGTTCAGCAACCCGGCAAATCCAGATATTCACCGGAAAACCACTGCAGAAGAAATCTGGCGGGATACCGGTGGTGCGGCTGATATTCTTGTTGCAGGGGTTGGGACTGGAGGGACTATTACCGGTGTTTCCGAGGTGATCAAAGAGCGCAAACCGTCCTTCAGGGCCGTTGCCGTTGAACCGGCAGATTCTCCTGTATTGTCCGGCGGTGCACCCGGTCCCCATAAGATTCAGGGGATAGGGGCGGGCTTTATTCCCAAGGTGCTGAATACCCGCATCATTGATGAAATTGTCACGATATCAAATGCTCAGGCGTTCGAAACCGCGCGGATGATGGCAAAAGAAGAAGGAATCCTGTGCGGCATCTCTTCTGGTGCAGCTGTGCGGGCTGCCCTTCAGATTGGCGCACGGCCGGAAAATGCCGGGAAGCAGATTGTGGTAATTCTTCCAAGCACCGGTGAACGCTATCTGAGCACGGATCTGTTTCAGGACTGA
- the hemL gene encoding glutamate-1-semialdehyde 2,1-aminomutase, whose translation MVRKKSHTLFQKAGTLIPGGVNSPVRAFRAVGGNPVFIRKAKGSKLYDVDGNVYIDYVLSWGPLILGHAHAKVVSALKKAVENGTSYGAPTSLEIQLAELVLKAYPSMDKVRMVNSGTEATMSAIRVARGFTGRDKIIKFEGCYHGHADGLLVKAGSGATTFGVPDSPGVPKSYAKNTITLPFNDISALTSVIRNEWKSLACVILEPVVGNIGCVLPKPGFLESLRRLTNDHGIVLIFDEVMTGFRVSYGGAQESFGITPDMTCLGKVIGGGLPVGAYGGKKEIMSMVSPEGPVYQAGTLSGNPLAMTAGIETLKILARKDTYRKLENTAALLERGLRDAAKSSGVSTRFYRAGTMFCTYFTNTDVVDYATAKTSDTARFSRFFASMLEHGVYLAPSQFESGFISLAHTPHDIEKTVKAAYRSFTALR comes from the coding sequence ATGGTGCGGAAGAAATCTCATACATTGTTCCAAAAAGCAGGCACGCTAATCCCGGGCGGTGTCAACAGCCCTGTCCGGGCTTTCAGGGCTGTCGGAGGAAATCCGGTATTCATCCGGAAGGCAAAAGGATCAAAGCTCTATGATGTGGACGGCAATGTCTACATAGACTATGTGCTTTCCTGGGGTCCCCTTATCCTCGGGCACGCGCACGCAAAGGTTGTCAGCGCCCTCAAGAAGGCTGTGGAAAATGGCACAAGTTATGGTGCGCCCACTTCCCTCGAAATCCAGCTTGCTGAACTGGTCCTGAAAGCCTATCCTTCAATGGACAAGGTGAGGATGGTAAATTCCGGCACAGAGGCAACCATGAGCGCCATTAGGGTTGCGCGCGGATTTACCGGAAGGGATAAGATAATAAAATTTGAGGGATGCTATCACGGACATGCCGACGGACTGCTCGTAAAAGCCGGCTCCGGTGCAACAACCTTCGGTGTTCCGGATAGTCCGGGTGTCCCGAAATCATATGCAAAAAATACAATAACACTGCCTTTCAATGATATCAGCGCGCTCACCTCAGTTATCAGGAATGAATGGAAATCCCTTGCCTGTGTCATTCTTGAACCTGTCGTCGGAAACATAGGCTGCGTGCTCCCGAAGCCCGGGTTCCTCGAATCTCTCAGGAGATTGACCAATGATCACGGCATTGTCCTGATATTTGACGAGGTGATGACAGGGTTCAGGGTATCATATGGAGGAGCACAGGAATCCTTCGGAATCACGCCTGATATGACCTGCCTTGGCAAGGTTATCGGAGGCGGTCTTCCTGTCGGTGCGTATGGCGGGAAAAAGGAGATCATGTCAATGGTGTCACCTGAAGGCCCTGTATACCAGGCAGGCACACTCTCCGGGAATCCGCTCGCGATGACTGCCGGGATTGAGACCCTGAAGATTCTCGCCAGAAAGGATACATACAGGAAACTTGAAAATACCGCCGCACTCCTTGAGCGCGGACTCAGAGATGCTGCAAAATCATCCGGAGTCAGTACCCGATTCTACCGTGCCGGCACTATGTTCTGCACCTATTTTACCAACACCGATGTAGTCGACTATGCAACTGCAAAGACTTCCGACACTGCGCGGTTCTCCAGGTTTTTTGCTTCCATGCTCGAACACGGTGTATATCTCGCACCGTCACAGTTTGAGTCCGGATTCATATCCCTCGCCCATACCCCGCACGATATCGAGAAAACCGTGAAGGCCGCATACAGGTCATTCACTGCACTCAGGTAA
- the epsC gene encoding serine O-acetyltransferase EpsC has product MEESKLEQCKIEREKVKKFREEIPDIVSQLVLSCNTEECFDHVDLEPLPSREAVIGIIHMACRILYPGYFSQIRIDKVNIPYFFGQEITNFFEGLSDQITLAMRHECRRHDMVCVNCEERGQEITANFLKELPQLRRLLAKDIRAAHEGDPAAKSYDEVIFSYPGLFAITVYRIAHLLHNQGVSLIPRIMTEYAHSMTGIDIHPGARIGESFFIDHGTGVVIGETTSIGNRVRIYQGVTLGALSLPKDAVERLRSQKRHPTIEDDVVIYAGVTILGGEAVIGARSVIGGNVWLTESVPPDTKVFMKKPELVYK; this is encoded by the coding sequence ATGGAAGAGTCAAAACTTGAACAATGTAAAATAGAAAGGGAAAAAGTAAAAAAATTCAGGGAAGAAATCCCTGATATTGTCAGTCAGCTTGTACTTTCATGCAATACCGAGGAGTGCTTTGATCATGTGGACCTGGAGCCTTTGCCTTCAAGAGAAGCAGTCATCGGCATCATTCATATGGCCTGCCGGATTCTCTACCCGGGCTATTTTTCACAGATCCGCATCGACAAAGTCAATATCCCGTACTTTTTCGGTCAGGAAATAACCAACTTTTTTGAAGGGCTTTCCGACCAGATTACCCTCGCAATGCGTCATGAATGCCGCCGGCATGATATGGTCTGTGTAAACTGTGAGGAGCGTGGGCAGGAGATCACCGCAAATTTCCTGAAGGAACTTCCGCAGCTGAGAAGGCTCCTTGCAAAAGATATTCGTGCTGCACACGAGGGGGATCCGGCAGCAAAGAGCTATGATGAAGTCATTTTCAGTTATCCGGGGCTTTTTGCGATTACCGTATACCGGATAGCCCATCTGCTTCACAACCAGGGCGTATCATTGATTCCCCGGATAATGACAGAATATGCCCACAGTATGACGGGAATTGACATACATCCGGGCGCACGGATAGGTGAAAGTTTTTTTATCGACCATGGTACCGGAGTAGTGATAGGGGAGACGACGAGCATTGGCAACCGGGTGAGGATCTATCAGGGAGTGACACTCGGGGCCCTTTCGCTGCCCAAGGACGCGGTGGAACGTCTCAGGAGCCAAAAACGTCATCCAACCATCGAAGATGACGTAGTGATTTATGCCGGGGTGACCATACTCGGTGGCGAAGCAGTGATCGGGGCACGCTCTGTGATCGGCGGCAATGTATGGCTCACCGAATCTGTGCCGCCTGATACAAAAGTGTTTATGAAAAAACCCGAACTGGTATACAAATAA
- a CDS encoding tetratricopeptide repeat protein, translated as MDSQELLKQAQVLLAEGKDAESADAFTKALEAGADPYICYLSRGVAYIKMQEIDKAVDDFSQAANANSQSPRAYLYRGMAYMMKVEFENAVADFTRALELKTDFGMAMFARGVSYARLGRFEEASRDMMTVMPQMEQNLQSFADSYGIVRTEMWKVMAQLSGEAKTPTLDLNEKDMNTLKKWLGDA; from the coding sequence ATGGATTCCCAGGAACTGCTGAAGCAGGCGCAGGTGCTTCTCGCTGAAGGCAAGGATGCAGAAAGCGCTGATGCCTTTACAAAAGCTCTCGAAGCAGGGGCAGACCCGTATATATGCTATTTGAGCCGCGGAGTCGCCTATATCAAAATGCAGGAAATAGACAAGGCGGTTGATGATTTCAGTCAGGCTGCAAACGCCAACAGTCAAAGCCCGAGGGCCTATTTGTATCGCGGCATGGCATACATGATGAAGGTGGAATTTGAAAATGCAGTGGCAGATTTTACGAGGGCACTGGAACTCAAGACCGACTTTGGCATGGCAATGTTTGCACGGGGGGTGTCCTATGCGAGACTTGGCAGATTCGAAGAGGCATCACGCGATATGATGACTGTTATGCCGCAGATGGAACAGAACCTCCAGAGTTTTGCCGATTCCTACGGGATTGTGAGAACAGAAATGTGGAAAGTAATGGCACAGCTTTCGGGGGAGGCAAAGACACCGACACTTGACCTGAATGAGAAAGACATGAACACCCTGAAAAAGTGGCTTGGTGATGCATAG
- a CDS encoding PilZ domain-containing protein, producing MGIKRQHQRYLVKLPAEIHFRDYMIQGITVRVSQKGFFIRSQRNFPVGTSVAINLRLLDDSVCRLHGIVKYVRNVNLIERKNGMGIELTQGDPRFSEFMKSLQN from the coding sequence GTGGGAATAAAAAGGCAGCATCAACGGTATTTGGTGAAACTGCCCGCAGAAATACACTTCCGGGATTATATGATTCAGGGAATCACCGTGAGGGTATCTCAAAAAGGCTTTTTTATCAGATCTCAGAGAAACTTTCCTGTAGGGACATCAGTCGCAATCAACCTAAGACTGCTGGATGACAGTGTGTGCAGGTTGCACGGCATAGTCAAATATGTCCGCAATGTCAATTTGATAGAACGCAAAAACGGGATGGGTATTGAACTGACCCAGGGAGACCCAAGATTCTCTGAGTTCATGAAATCTTTGCAGAATTAG